One segment of Castanea sativa cultivar Marrone di Chiusa Pesio chromosome 3, ASM4071231v1 DNA contains the following:
- the LOC142629811 gene encoding disease resistance protein RPV1-like, whose amino-acid sequence MALSTNKRVLSSSLPKRYIYDVFLSFRGEDTRKGFTSNLNGILRHNGINTFMDDKLRRGENISTELLEAIEGSRISIIVFSKNYASSTWCLDELVKILECKNNGQVVLPVFYKVDPSDVRNQNGKFGEAFTKHEEKFKDNKKVQRWRAALKEASNISGWHYKNDHPQFGFIQEVFEEISRVKLNHTQVFVVKYPVGIDSCVEEISWHLDIESNDVRMLVIHGLPGIGKTTIAKALFNLIAYFFEGSIFLENVREKSKTNEGIL is encoded by the exons ATGGCTCTTTCAACCAACAAACGAGTCTTATCTTCCTCTCTCCCTAAACGATACATATATGAtgtgtttttgagttttagagGAGAAGATACTCGTAAGGGTTTTACTAGCAATTTAAATGGTATTTTGCGTCATAATGGTATTAACACTTTTATGGATGATAAACTCCGAAGAGGAGAAAATATTTCCACTGAACTTCTTGAAGCTATTGAAGGTTCAAGGATTTCGATAATTGTATTCTCTAAAAATTATGCATCTTCTACTTGGTGTTTAGATGAACTTGTCAAAATTCTTGAGTGTAAGAATAATGGTCAAGTGGTGTTACCGGTTTTTTACAAGGTGGATCCATCAGATGTACGCAATCAAAATGGAAAGTTTGGAGAAGCATTCACGAAgcatgaagaaaaattcaagGATAATAAAAAAGTGCAGAGATGGAGGGCAGCCTTAAAAGAAGCCAGCAATATATCTGGATGGCATTACAAAAATGA CCACCCTCAATTTGGATTTatccaagaagtttttgaagaaatatCAAGGGTTAAATTAAATCATACACAAGTATTTGTTGTAAAATACCCAGTTGGAATAGACTCTTGTGTAGAGGAAATAAGTTGGCATTTAGATATTGAGTCAAACGATGTTCGCATGTTAGTGATCCACGGTCTTCCAGGGATAGGTAAGACAACAATTGCAAAAGCTCTTTTTAActtaattgcatatttttttgaAGGAAGCATCTTTCTAGAGAATGTTAgagaaaaatctaaaacaaatgAGGGCATACTCTAA
- the LOC142628571 gene encoding disease resistance protein RPS4B-like, whose translation MLHHKRILLILDDVDKLVQVENLLGKCDWFASGSRIIITTREENVLSTLQEDCHLTYYNYKVKELNQLESHELFCQHAFKRNKPTEDYLELVDHFLRYAKGLPLALEIIGVDLYKRDIQYWYSILEKYKKFPNPNIQQVLKISYDGLDQTQRDIFLDIACLVIVDNGKLVMHDLIQQMSFEIVREESEVSKKHKKLLSDEDALEVLTGDMGFHEIRGIILSLPQPRKMQLNLEKMRSLKYMIIRNVICEDLKSFPNGLRVLDWKEFPLSSLPSTFEPTKLVVLNMQWSHIKLDEHFERCRFETLKYMDFRGCKNITKLPDLSVIAPSIEKLELCGCINLVEVHQSFGLLENLEIWDLNECRNIRILPTKLQLKSLKCFYLFGSESLEQGTKRLALLSSIGYLTGLCELAISLKNVKDVPSNISDLQNLRMLFIYDCEEFPKVMDTPSCFPNLERLNILYSNVTTLPEIAIIFPQLKILGLKCCWNLPKIPRLPHCIHAVYATGCNSLNSQSRRRLLNQFGEFIGLQQNFVCAKGIRHQDSDSETNFESESESEFDFHEATFGTDSTFEMNSNPEADNESVSEFELDEATSETDPTWKIYDEYSLALPGTKIPKWWFNHQSVGSSVSFSVGRKLPAFAICVALKLELKDVTYRFDKFDCSIYMNIIGFERLLWSFDSSLDSASFMCFSYIRDSCLEDIILEDWNEIKILCKCSDLDPKMAKITIERCGVHVSCICPPGNFAANKVAQIRIHERLKPSFDERLKMFLCRVAAEVLPFEKKLVRWSKTQDAHCPLCETGEDSLLHLFQTCPYAKGVWYGGGWGFRVEMIQAQSVVELVEHIIDPPSELLAKRITKDEFTLYAVVAMKILWMAREEALFSNTKASINQLAHRLNKQYEFYLRSLGIPWITEEQNRGSVWTRPPNQWVNLSFDSMARCCVIM comes from the exons ATGCTTCATCACAAAAGAATTCTTTTAATTCTTGACGATGTGGACAAATTAGTCCAAGTAGAAAATTTGCTTGGAAAATGTGATTGGTTTGCTTCTGGAAGTAGAATCATTATCACAACAAGAGAGGAAAATGTGCTATCTACTCTTCAAGAAGATTGTCATCTAACCTACTATAACTACAAGGTTAAGGAATTAAATCAACTTGAATCTCATGAACTCTTTTGTCAACATGCATTCAAAAGAAACAAGCCTACGGAAGATTATTTGGAGCTCGTAGACCACTTTTTACGTTATGCCAAAGGCCTTCCATTAGCTCTAGAAATAATAGGTGTTGATTTGTACAAGAGAGATATACAATACTGGTATAGTATATtagaaaagtataaaaaatttccCAATCCAAATATTCAACAAGTACTCAAAATAAGTTACGATGGATTGGACCAAACTCAACGGGATATTTTCCTTGATATTGCAT GCCTGGTAATTGTTGATAATGGCAAATTAGTGATGCATGATTTGATACAACAAATGAGTTTTGAAATTGTTCGAGAAGAATCAGAAGTGtcaaagaaacataaaaaactattaaGTGATGAGGATGCTCTTGAAGTACTAACAGGAGATATG GGATTCCATGAAATTCGAGGCATAATATTGTCCTTGCCACAACCAAGAAAGATGCAATTGAATCTTGAAAAGATGAGAAGTCTCAAATATATGATTATTCGTAATGTAATTTGTGAAGACCTTAAATCTTTTCCCAATGGGTTAAGGGTACTTGATTGGAAGGAATTTCCTTTATCGTCCTTGCCATCCACCTTTGAACCTACAAAACTCGTTGTACTTAACATGCAATGGAGCCACATTAAATTGGACGAGCACTTCGAG AGGTGTCGATTCGAAACATTGAAATATATGGATTTCAGAggttgtaaaaatattacaaaactaCCTGACTTATCAGTGATTGCCCCAAGCATAGAGAAGTTGGAGCTTTGTGGATGCATAAATTTAGTTGAGGTTCATCAGTCCTTTGGACTTCttgaaaatcttgaaatctgGGATCTCAATGAATGCCGAAATATTAGAATTTTACCAACAAAGCTCCAGTTGAAATCTCTTAAATGCTTTTATCTCTTTGGCTCTGAAAGTCTTGAGCAAGGAACAAAAAGATTAGCGTTGCTTTCATCAATAGGATATCTCACTGGCCTTTGCGAGTTAGCAATAAGTTTAAAAAACGTAAAAGATGTTCCAAGTAACATCTCTGATTTACAAAATCTTAGGAtgctctttatatatgattgtgaAGAATTTCCAAAAGTCATGGATACCCCTAGTTGCTTCCCCAATTTAGAACGTCTAAATATCTTATACAGCAACGTTACTACCCTCCCTGAAATTGCTATCATATTTCCCCAATTAAAGATTCTAGGGCTTAAGTGTTGCTGGAACCTTCCGAAAATTCCAAGACTTCCACATTGTATACACGCTGTATATGCAACAGGGTGTAATTCATTGAATTCACAATCAAGAAGAAGATTATTGAATCag TTTGGAGAATTTATAGGGcttcaacaaaattttgtatgtgCAAAGGGAATACGACATCAGGATTCTGATTCTGAAACAAACTTTGAATCAGAATCAGAATCAGAATTTGATTTTCATGAAGCTACATTTGGAACGGACTCTACATTTGAAATGAACTCTAATCCTGAAGCGGACAATGAATCTGTATCAGAATTTGAACTCGATGAAGCTACATCTGAAACGGACCCGACATGGAAAATTTATGATGAGTATTCACTTGCACTTCCAGGAACTAAGATTCCAAAGTGGTGGTTCAACCATCAAAGTGTTGGAAGTTCGGTATCATTCTCGGTCGGTCGGAAACTTCCAGCATTCGCTATCTGTGTTGCACTAAAACTGGAACTGAAGGATGTGACATATAGATTTGATAAGTTTGATTGTTCTATCTACATGAACATCATTGGTTTTGAAAGATTGCTTTGGTCTTTTGATTCTTCATTAGATTCAGCATCTTTTATGTGTTTCAGCTATATAAGAGATAGCTGTTTGGAAGACATAATTCTAGAggattggaatgaaattaagATTCTATGTAAATGTTCAGATTTAGATCCTAAGATGGCAAAAATTACAATAGAAAGGTGTGGAGTCCATGTATCATGCATTTGTCCTCCTGGCAACTTCGCAGCAAATAAGGTGGCCCAAATAAGAATTCATGAAAGACTCAAACCTTCTTTTGATGAaagattaaaaatgtttttatgtaGAGTCGCTGCCGAAGTCCTCCCCTTTGAGAAAAAGCTCGTCAGGTGGTCAAAAACCCAAGATGCCCATTGCCCTCTTTGTGAAACAGGAGAAGATTCtcttttacatctatttcaaaCTTGTCCCTACGCCAAAGGAGTATGGTATGGTGGTGGATGGGGTTTTCGAGTCGAAATGATCCAAGCTCAGTCTGTTGTGGAATTGGTTGAACATATAATTGACCCCCCAAGTGAGTTACTTGCCAAAAGAATTACCAAAGATGAGTTCACATTGTATGCAGTAGTGGCAATGAAAATCCTTTGGATGGCACGAGAGGAAGCTTTGTTTTCAAACACTAAAGCCAGCATAAACCAGTTAGCCCATCGTCTGAACAAACAATATGAGTTTTACTTGAGATCGCTTGGGATTCCGTGGATAACCGAAGAGCAAAACAGGGGAAGTGTTTGGACGAGGCCACCTAATCAATGGGTAAACCTTAGTTTTGACTCCATGGCAAGATGTTGTGTAATAATGTAG
- the LOC142627472 gene encoding TMV resistance protein N-like: protein MASLRSSSSSFTQHCKYDVFLSFRGEDTRSVFISNLDGFLRGKGINTFMDKKLPIGEEIPSKLLEALESSRISIIVFFKNYASSTWCLDELVKIFECRKKGQFVLPIFYEINSSVVRKQKKKFGKALVKHEQKFNMNKVQIWRVALKEAGNLCGRHYKKGNPQYQFIEEIFEEISPFVGKMKGDYSLLH from the exons ATGGCTTCTTTGAGAAgctcttcttcctctttcacCCAACACTGCAAATATGATGTGTTCTTGAGTTTCAGAGGAGAAGATACTCGCAGTGTTTTTATTAGCAATTTGGATGGATTTTTGCGTGGTAAAGGAATTAACACTTTTATGGATAAAAAGCTTCCAATTGGAGAAGAAATTCCTTCAAAGCTTCTAGAAGCCCTTGAAAGTTCAAGGATTTCTATaattgtatttttcaaaaactacgCATCTTCTACTTGGTGTTTGGATGAGCTTGTCAAAATCTTTGAGTGTAGGAAGAAGGGTCAGTTTGTGTTAccaattttttatgagataaaTTCATCAGTAGTGcgtaaacaaaagaaaaagtttggTAAAGCATTGGTAAAGCATGAACAAAAATTCAACATGAACAAGGTGCAAATATGGAGGGTAGCTCTAAAAGAAGCTGGCAATTTATGCGGTAGGCATTACAAAAAAGG CAACCCTCAATATCAATTTATCGAAGAAATTTTTGAAGAGATATCTCCATTTGTTG GTAAGATGAAAGGTGATTATAGCTTACTTCATTAG
- the LOC142627471 gene encoding replication protein A 70 kDa DNA-binding subunit D-like, translating into MDRSKSTILIITSTTVKSFMNQLSLSSTYSTKVYINLDHQQDYIHWDSEEVAKNKRTIREIIKFLEQSKSQEAIFYCMAVVKKVNAENGWYYISCTDCHKNAKTIGSTFWCEGCKKEFSSPTRRYWLELHVKDVSGSTIFVVFDKEAEKIVRIPATQVCTIEVKIKINPYNIFIPKQNFTAIHVFEDH; encoded by the exons ATGGATAGATCAAAATCAACTATTTTGATAATTACTTCAACAACTGTGAAATCATTCATGA ACCAACTTTCATTGTCTTCCACCTATTCAACAAAGGTTTACATCAACTTGGATCATCAGCAGGATTACATCCACTGGGATTCTGAAGAAGTGGCAAAAAATAAGAGGACAATACGcgaaattataaaatttcttgaGCAATCAAAATCCCAG GAAGCGATTTTCTATTGTATGGCTGTTGTGAAAAAAGTAAATGCTGAAAATGGATGGTATTATATTTCATGCACTGATTGTCATAAAAACGCTAAAACAATTGGATCTACATTTTGGTGTGAAGGTTGCAAGAAAGAATTTTCTTCTCCAACAAGAAG GTACTGGTTAGAATTACATGTCAAGGATGTAAGTGGCAGCACAATATTTGTGGTATTTGACAAGGAAGCAGAGAAAATTGTTCGTATTCCTGCTACACAAGTCTGTACTATAGAAGTAAAG ATAAAAATCAATCCATACAACATTTTCAttccaaaacaaaatttcaCAGCCATTCACGTGTTTGAAGATCATTAG